Proteins from one Microbacterium faecale genomic window:
- the mnhG gene encoding monovalent cation/H(+) antiporter subunit G translates to MILDIVALVLVLLGAILCLTASIGLLRFPDVVTRLHAATKPQVLGMLIIAIAVAVGLRSWAALAFIVPIIVIQMASAPLAAHMVGRQAYRNRSVDDDSMIIDELADDIDVMRDSG, encoded by the coding sequence ATGATCCTCGACATCGTCGCGCTCGTGCTCGTGCTCCTCGGCGCGATCCTCTGTCTCACGGCGTCGATCGGCCTGCTGCGGTTCCCGGATGTCGTCACGCGCCTCCACGCCGCCACGAAGCCCCAGGTGCTGGGGATGCTCATCATCGCGATCGCGGTGGCCGTGGGCCTGCGCTCGTGGGCGGCGCTCGCCTTCATCGTCCCGATCATCGTCATCCAGATGGCGTCGGCCCCGCTCGCCGCACATATGGTTGGACGACAGGCATACCGCAACCGCAGCGTCGACGACGACTCGATGATCATCGACGAGCTCGCCGACGACATCGACGTGATGCGCGACTCCGGATGA
- a CDS encoding monovalent cation/H+ antiporter complex subunit F gives MTETILITAIGTVFAVAAILAIIRMIKGPSILDRAVASDVLLTEVLCIMGAEAVINQHTYTLPAMLVIAGTGVLGTIAVARFVARRDRAQERGER, from the coding sequence ATGACCGAGACGATCCTCATCACCGCGATCGGCACGGTGTTCGCCGTCGCCGCGATCCTCGCGATCATCCGAATGATCAAGGGCCCGTCGATCCTCGACCGCGCCGTGGCGAGCGATGTGCTGCTCACGGAGGTGCTCTGCATCATGGGCGCGGAGGCCGTCATCAATCAGCACACCTATACGCTGCCGGCAATGCTCGTCATCGCCGGCACCGGCGTGCTCGGCACGATCGCCGTCGCGCGCTTCGTCGCGCGCCGCGACCGCGCCCAGGAGAGGGGGGAGCGATGA
- a CDS encoding Na+/H+ antiporter subunit E, with amino-acid sequence MSPRESFHHLWTQLPFFVWLVVLWMLLWGQFTVLALVTGIAVAVFVTNAFRLPAAELSGRVNLWWLVVALLQFVLELISGALQVAWQAITPGVPTSAIVRVPLRIDDDLIMTHVGVALSLVPGSTVIESDRRNRVLFLHVIGVTSARGLVGIREGALRWEARIVRAVGSRSALETVRAGGETFVERRIRVGAERPRGGGAS; translated from the coding sequence ATGAGCCCGCGCGAATCGTTCCACCACCTGTGGACGCAGCTGCCGTTCTTCGTATGGCTCGTCGTGCTCTGGATGCTCCTGTGGGGCCAATTCACGGTGCTCGCCCTCGTCACAGGGATCGCCGTCGCGGTCTTCGTCACGAACGCCTTCCGGCTGCCTGCGGCCGAGCTGTCGGGCCGCGTGAACCTGTGGTGGCTGGTCGTCGCGCTCCTCCAGTTCGTTCTCGAGCTGATCTCGGGGGCACTGCAGGTCGCGTGGCAGGCGATCACACCCGGTGTGCCGACCTCCGCGATCGTGCGCGTACCCCTGCGCATCGATGACGACCTCATCATGACGCACGTGGGCGTCGCGCTCTCGCTCGTTCCCGGTAGTACGGTCATCGAATCCGATCGCCGCAACCGCGTGCTGTTCCTCCACGTGATCGGGGTGACCTCAGCGCGCGGGCTCGTTGGGATCCGCGAGGGCGCGCTGCGCTGGGAAGCGCGGATCGTGCGTGCCGTCGGATCGCGCTCTGCCCTCGAGACCGTCCGAGCGGGAGGCGAGACGTTCGTCGAGCGCCGGATACGGGTCGGGGCCGAGCGCCCGCGCGGAGGTGGCGCGTCATGA